The following coding sequences are from one Clostridioides difficile ATCC 9689 = DSM 1296 window:
- a CDS encoding AraC family transcriptional regulator has protein sequence MEWINKLNQAITYIEENLESGVDYAEAAKIACCSTFHFQRMFSYIAEVPLSEYIRRRRMTKAAFELQNSNIKILELSEKYGYDSPTSFNRAFQNIHNISPSAARAKGVVLKAYPKMTLSIYVKGNIEMQYRIVEKKGFRIVGIKESMNMIVEECFEKVPKLWAKCIKNGTIDKLSELINNEPCGLLGVSVCTNSKGLDYYIAAPTDKPVLEDTHEYLIPSGTWAVFECVSPMPNALAIQELQKRIITEWLPSSGYVYANLPDIELYPNGDINAPDYTTEVWIPIQKPN, from the coding sequence ATGCAGAAGCAGCAAAAATTGCATGTTGTTCAACCTTTCATTTTCAAAGAATGTTTTCATATATTGCAGAAGTACCATTATCTGAATATATTAGACGAAGACGTATGACTAAGGCTGCATTTGAACTTCAGAACAGTAACATCAAAATTTTAGAACTATCTGAGAAGTATGGTTACGATTCACCAACATCTTTTAATAGAGCTTTTCAAAATATACATAACATTTCTCCATCTGCAGCTAGAGCAAAGGGTGTTGTTTTAAAAGCATATCCTAAGATGACATTAAGCATTTATGTAAAAGGAAATATAGAAATGCAATATCGTATTGTAGAAAAGAAAGGGTTTCGTATTGTTGGTATAAAAGAAAGTATGAACATGATTGTAGAAGAGTGTTTTGAGAAAGTTCCTAAGTTATGGGCTAAATGCATAAAAAATGGAACAATTGATAAACTTTCAGAGTTAATAAATAACGAACCTTGTGGATTGCTTGGAGTTAGTGTGTGTACAAATAGTAAGGGTTTAGATTATTATATTGCTGCTCCAACAGATAAGCCTGTATTAGAAGATACTCATGAATACTTAATACCATCAGGCACATGGGCAGTATTTGAATGTGTTTCTCCAATGCCAAATGCTCTGGCAATACAGGAATTGCAAAAAAGAATTATTACTGAGTGGTTACCAAGTTCTGGGTATGTGTATGCTAATTTACCAGATATTGAACTTTATCCCAATGGCGATATCAATGCTCCTGATTATACTACAGAAGTTTGGATTCCAATTCAGAAACCAAATTAA
- a CDS encoding helix-turn-helix transcriptional regulator, producing the protein MKNRLEEIRKERGIKQEELASILQVSRQTIGSLENGRYNPSIILAFKIARYFDMSIEEIFIYEEE; encoded by the coding sequence GTGAAAAATAGATTAGAAGAAATAAGAAAAGAAAGAGGCATAAAACAAGAAGAACTTGCTTCTATTTTGCAAGTATCAAGACAAACTATAGGTTCATTAGAAAATGGTAGGTATAATCCTTCTATCATCTTAGCCTTTAAGATAGCTAGATACTTTGATATGAGTATTGAAGAAATATTTATTTATGAGGAGGAGTAA
- the polA gene encoding DNA polymerase I has translation MEKKLIIIDGNSIINRAFYALPEMNNKEGLKTNAIYGFTTMLFKMIDIYKPTHISVAFDRKAPTFRHLEYKEYKAGRKGMPDELAEQLQPLKDLLDKFRINRLEIDGYEADDIIGTVSKKAEENGYKVYIVTGDKDAIQLASDNTTTLITKKGVGEVEEYNFNSVIEKYEMTPTQFIDLKGLMGDKSDNIPGVPGIGEKTGIKLIKEFSSIENLIENTDKLKGSVKKKIEENKEIAIQSKRLATIIRDVPIEVDLDSMIFGDYDKDELLDKFRYFGFTSLLSRLVDLVDSDDTEHVEEKIEILKLKDIEKFIDEVNKKGQVILKTVRGQGNILEKNIIYIFISVDGEKIYYVDSNEVSKLDSIFSNNEIKKYGYNLKDDYISLKPYNINLENMYFDITIAEYLIDSTSSTSYDCSAIAMKYLSKKVKSKEELLGKGVKSKNYEDLEFEDLAEYMGQIICTVKETVPMMERSLMDMSMDGLFYHVEMPLVEVLGHMEYEGIKVDKSILDELSVEFKEIIATLEKEIYELSGEPFNINSPKQLGVILFEKLELPIIKKTKTGYSTNADVLEKLRDKHPIIDKITEYRQIVKLNSTYVEGLLNIINPESNRIHSSFNQTITTTGRISSTEPNLQNIPIKMEMGRKIRKVFIADDNCKLVDADYSQVELRVLAHMSQDENMIEAFKHHEDIHTKTASQVFNVPMEDVTSELRGAAKAVNFGIIYGKSDFGLADDLNIPVPKAKEYIESYFAKYHKIKEFMDTTVEKASEDGYAVTILNRRRYIPEIKSSNFMERNRGKRFAMNAPIQGSAADIIKIAMINVHKKLEENNLKSKLILQVHDELIVEAIDDEIDIVKKIVKEEMENAVNMDVHLDVDLNVGSSWYETK, from the coding sequence TTGGAAAAAAAATTAATTATAATAGATGGAAATTCAATAATAAATAGAGCTTTTTATGCTCTTCCAGAAATGAATAATAAAGAAGGGCTAAAGACCAATGCAATATATGGATTTACAACAATGCTATTTAAAATGATAGATATATATAAACCAACACATATAAGTGTAGCATTTGACAGAAAAGCACCTACATTTAGACATTTAGAATATAAAGAGTATAAGGCTGGAAGAAAGGGAATGCCAGATGAACTGGCAGAACAATTACAGCCATTAAAAGACCTTTTAGATAAATTTAGAATAAATAGATTGGAAATAGATGGCTATGAGGCAGATGATATTATAGGTACTGTTTCTAAAAAAGCAGAAGAAAATGGATATAAGGTATACATAGTAACTGGAGACAAAGATGCTATTCAACTTGCTTCAGACAATACAACTACTCTTATAACAAAAAAAGGAGTTGGAGAAGTTGAAGAATACAACTTTAATTCTGTAATTGAAAAATACGAGATGACTCCAACACAATTTATCGATTTAAAGGGTCTTATGGGAGACAAGTCTGATAATATACCTGGAGTACCTGGAATAGGTGAAAAAACAGGTATAAAGCTTATAAAAGAGTTTTCTAGTATAGAGAATCTAATAGAGAATACAGATAAGCTTAAAGGTAGTGTAAAAAAGAAAATAGAGGAAAACAAAGAAATAGCTATTCAAAGTAAAAGACTTGCAACAATTATAAGAGATGTGCCAATAGAAGTGGATTTAGATAGTATGATTTTTGGCGATTATGATAAAGATGAACTTTTAGATAAATTTAGATACTTTGGATTTACAAGTCTCTTATCAAGATTAGTTGATTTGGTCGATTCAGATGACACAGAACACGTAGAAGAAAAAATAGAAATATTAAAATTAAAAGATATAGAAAAATTTATAGATGAAGTAAACAAAAAAGGACAAGTTATTTTAAAAACTGTTAGAGGACAAGGTAATATACTTGAAAAAAATATAATATATATTTTTATAAGTGTAGATGGAGAAAAAATATATTATGTAGATTCAAATGAAGTGTCAAAGTTAGATAGTATATTTTCAAATAATGAAATTAAAAAGTATGGATATAATTTAAAAGATGATTATATATCTTTAAAACCATATAATATAAACTTAGAAAATATGTATTTTGATATAACAATAGCTGAGTACTTAATAGATTCAACTTCATCTACCTCATATGATTGTAGTGCAATAGCTATGAAGTATTTATCAAAAAAGGTTAAATCAAAAGAAGAATTATTAGGAAAGGGTGTTAAATCTAAAAACTATGAGGATTTAGAATTTGAGGATTTAGCAGAGTATATGGGTCAAATAATATGCACAGTTAAAGAAACAGTTCCTATGATGGAAAGAAGTCTAATGGATATGAGTATGGATGGTCTTTTTTATCATGTAGAGATGCCTTTAGTAGAAGTCTTAGGTCATATGGAGTATGAAGGTATAAAAGTAGACAAAAGTATATTGGATGAATTGAGTGTTGAATTTAAAGAAATAATAGCTACATTAGAAAAGGAAATTTATGAATTATCAGGAGAGCCATTCAATATAAATTCACCAAAACAATTGGGTGTTATATTATTTGAAAAATTAGAGCTTCCAATAATTAAAAAAACTAAAACTGGATATTCAACTAATGCAGATGTTTTAGAAAAATTAAGAGATAAGCATCCAATAATAGATAAGATAACTGAGTATAGACAAATAGTAAAGTTAAATTCTACTTACGTTGAAGGACTTTTAAATATAATAAATCCAGAAAGTAATAGAATACATTCATCATTTAATCAAACTATAACGACTACAGGAAGAATTTCATCTACAGAACCAAATCTTCAAAATATACCTATAAAAATGGAAATGGGTAGAAAAATAAGAAAAGTGTTTATTGCAGATGATAACTGTAAGTTGGTTGATGCCGATTACTCACAAGTAGAGCTAAGAGTTCTTGCACATATGAGTCAGGATGAAAATATGATAGAAGCATTTAAACATCATGAAGATATTCATACCAAAACAGCTTCACAAGTTTTTAATGTTCCTATGGAAGATGTTACTAGTGAATTGAGAGGTGCAGCTAAAGCTGTAAACTTTGGTATTATATATGGTAAAAGTGACTTTGGTCTAGCTGATGATTTAAATATACCTGTTCCAAAGGCGAAAGAATATATCGAAAGTTATTTTGCTAAATACCATAAAATAAAAGAGTTTATGGACACAACAGTAGAAAAGGCTAGTGAGGATGGATATGCTGTAACAATTTTAAACAGAAGAAGATATATACCAGAAATAAAGTCAAGCAATTTTATGGAAAGAAATAGAGGAAAGAGATTTGCAATGAATGCACCAATACAAGGAAGTGCAGCAGATATAATAAAAATTGCTATGATAAATGTTCATAAAAAATTGGAAGAGAACAATTTGAAATCAAAACTTATACTACAAGTTCACGACGAGTTGATAGTTGAAGCAATTGATGATGAAATAGATATAGTTAAGAAAATAGTAAAAGAAGAAATGGAAAATGCTGTAAATATGGATGTTCACTTAGATGTAGATTTAAATGTAGGTAGTTCTTGGTATGAGACAAAGTAG
- the coaE gene encoding dephospho-CoA kinase (Dephospho-CoA kinase (CoaE) performs the final step in coenzyme A biosynthesis.), whose translation MLILGLTGGIGCGKSSLSNIFRNLNIPIVDADIISRKIFEDKLLLEKIFVHFGQSIKNDDGTLNRKALGKIVFSDEEKLKELNNLTHPRIREKIISEIEKLRKKGENIVVLDAAILVESGFLDMVDKLLVVTCKQEVQISRIQKRDNCSEQEALSRINSQMSQEEKSKYGDYIIDNSGTITELESKAHKFIEYMKENWRE comes from the coding sequence ATGTTGATATTAGGACTTACAGGAGGAATAGGCTGTGGAAAAAGCAGCCTATCAAATATATTTAGAAATCTTAACATTCCTATAGTGGATGCTGATATTATATCCAGGAAGATATTTGAGGATAAGTTGTTATTGGAAAAAATATTTGTCCATTTTGGGCAAAGTATAAAAAATGATGATGGAACTCTAAATAGAAAAGCTCTTGGGAAAATAGTTTTTAGTGATGAAGAAAAACTTAAGGAATTAAATAACTTGACTCATCCACGAATAAGAGAAAAAATAATAAGTGAAATAGAAAAATTGAGAAAAAAAGGCGAAAATATAGTAGTGTTAGATGCGGCAATATTGGTAGAAAGTGGTTTTTTAGATATGGTTGACAAGCTATTAGTAGTTACTTGTAAACAAGAAGTACAAATTAGTAGAATACAAAAGAGAGATAATTGCAGTGAGCAGGAAGCACTTAGTAGGATAAATTCACAGATGAGTCAGGAAGAAAAATCCAAATATGGTGATTATATAATAGATAATTCGGGAACAATAACTGAATTAGAAAGTAAAGCACATAAATTTATTGAGTACATGAAGGAGAATTGGCGTGAATAG
- a CDS encoding lytic transglycosylase domain-containing protein: MNSKKVLILSIFIILFGALLMESKVIHKFLYPKKYSEYVEKYSKEFNLDENIVYSVIKAESKFNSSAVSKKEAKGLMQILDITRDWGAEELNLKNVDIFDPETNIRLGCWYLSKLYKEFGKLDLVIAAYNGGSGNVKKWLENNEYSKDGENLHDIPFKQTSKYVEKVKNNYEHYNKIYGKKGKN, translated from the coding sequence GTGAATAGTAAGAAAGTATTGATTCTATCTATTTTTATAATCTTATTTGGGGCACTATTAATGGAAAGCAAAGTAATACATAAATTTTTATATCCTAAAAAATATTCAGAGTATGTAGAAAAGTATTCGAAAGAATTTAATTTAGATGAAAATATAGTTTACAGTGTTATTAAAGCCGAAAGTAAGTTTAATAGTTCTGCTGTTTCAAAAAAGGAAGCAAAAGGATTAATGCAAATATTAGACATAACTAGAGATTGGGGAGCAGAGGAACTAAATTTAAAAAATGTGGATATTTTCGACCCAGAGACTAATATAAGACTTGGCTGTTGGTATTTAAGTAAGTTATACAAAGAATTTGGTAAATTAGATTTAGTGATAGCTGCATATAATGGTGGTTCAGGTAATGTGAAAAAATGGTTAGAAAATAATGAATATAGTAAAGATGGCGAAAATCTACATGATATACCTTTTAAGCAAACTTCAAAATATGTAGAAAAAGTAAAAAATAATTACGAACATTATAATAAGATATATGGCAAGAAAGGAAAAAACTAA
- a CDS encoding ABC transporter substrate-binding protein, with the protein MKRIKVLTVVLAITLMVAGCSNTKTKQSSSDSSLQSQSSIDAKYINLTMVTPKTINPITNTDKSVGYIMNLVYDSLFTIDENYNVIPQLVKEYNIAQDGMSIDIKLKDAKWHDGKNVTSNDVNYTIGLIQKSADSPYNEFTKNIASVNIKSDKDFTIKFKARYAFSIDSLIFPIVSQNHLDSKDVNDKNNNMIGNGKYKIESYTEREGMVLSVNKDYYEEVPKTMKNIKVGMVPNEDARTSMVMALDSDITNVTLNDLSKFQEKEFNITKYQGRDYECVLFNYNNPFFKDVNFRKAIAHSIDKDRIISEGYMDDATPVNFPLNSKSKYYNSEMKDLEFNKDKAIECLAKVEYANVNSVNQNDNKVKNQKKSAKKNSKKLTPEEEAKAKKAEEDRIKKEAEEKKNREKEEVKKSLSEMNLKIIVNRDNSERIKTANIINENLKAIGINSTVNQLSDKDMENALNSKNYDLALVGWKLSIIPDASSIIASSGYTDDKLNGYMSALTSSTSEIETKKAYKDVQTYIKDNATFISLAVRNNYIVSNSRLKGKITPNDFDVYEGISNLDIKSNESN; encoded by the coding sequence ATGAAGAGAATAAAAGTCTTAACAGTCGTTTTAGCTATAACTCTTATGGTAGCTGGTTGTAGTAATACTAAAACAAAACAAAGTAGTAGTGATTCAAGTTTACAAAGTCAAAGTTCTATAGATGCTAAGTATATAAACTTAACAATGGTAACTCCAAAAACTATAAATCCTATAACTAATACTGATAAGTCTGTTGGTTATATAATGAATTTAGTTTATGATAGTTTATTTACTATAGATGAGAACTACAATGTAATTCCTCAATTAGTTAAGGAGTATAATATAGCTCAGGATGGAATGAGTATAGATATAAAGCTAAAAGATGCAAAGTGGCATGATGGAAAAAATGTTACTTCAAATGATGTAAACTATACTATTGGTTTAATTCAAAAAAGTGCAGATAGTCCATATAATGAATTTACTAAAAATATAGCTTCTGTGAATATTAAATCAGATAAAGACTTTACAATAAAATTTAAAGCTAGATATGCTTTTTCAATTGATAGTTTAATTTTTCCAATTGTATCTCAAAATCATTTAGATTCAAAAGATGTAAATGACAAGAATAATAATATGATAGGAAATGGGAAATATAAAATAGAATCATATACAGAAAGAGAAGGAATGGTTTTATCTGTAAACAAAGATTACTATGAAGAAGTTCCAAAAACCATGAAGAACATAAAAGTAGGTATGGTGCCTAATGAAGATGCAAGGACATCTATGGTTATGGCTCTTGATAGTGATATAACCAATGTTACATTAAATGATTTAAGTAAGTTTCAAGAAAAAGAGTTTAATATAACAAAATATCAAGGAAGAGATTATGAGTGTGTATTATTTAATTATAATAATCCTTTTTTCAAAGATGTTAATTTTAGAAAAGCAATTGCACACTCTATAGATAAAGATAGAATTATTAGTGAAGGTTATATGGATGATGCTACTCCAGTTAATTTTCCACTTAATTCAAAATCAAAATACTATAATAGTGAAATGAAGGATTTAGAGTTTAATAAAGATAAGGCGATAGAGTGTCTTGCTAAGGTAGAATATGCAAATGTAAACTCAGTAAATCAAAATGACAATAAAGTAAAAAATCAGAAAAAATCAGCTAAAAAGAACTCAAAGAAGCTTACGCCAGAAGAAGAAGCAAAAGCTAAAAAAGCAGAAGAAGATAGAATCAAAAAAGAAGCTGAAGAGAAAAAAAATAGAGAAAAAGAGGAAGTAAAGAAAAGTCTTTCTGAAATGAACTTAAAGATAATAGTAAACAGAGATAATAGTGAGAGAATAAAAACTGCAAACATAATAAATGAAAACTTAAAAGCTATAGGAATAAATAGTACAGTAAATCAGCTGTCAGATAAGGATATGGAAAATGCTCTTAATTCTAAAAATTATGATTTAGCATTAGTTGGATGGAAACTATCAATTATACCAGATGCAAGTAGTATTATAGCGAGTAGTGGATATACTGATGATAAGTTAAATGGATATATGTCTGCACTTACAAGTTCTACGTCTGAAATTGAAACAAAAAAAGCATACAAAGATGTACAGACATATATAAAAGATAATGCAACATTTATAAGTTTAGCTGTGAGAAACAACTATATTGTAAGTAATAGTAGATTAAAAGGTAAAATTACTCCAAATGATTTTGATGTATATGAGGGAATATCTAATTTAGATATAAAATCGAATGAATCAAATTAA
- a CDS encoding heavy-metal-associated domain-containing protein translates to MKKKLLVEGMSCGHCVNHLKTALTEDIDGIEVLDVDLENKCASVDMKDDVSIEKLKEVIAELGFELKGIE, encoded by the coding sequence ATGAAGAAGAAACTATTAGTAGAAGGTATGAGTTGTGGTCATTGTGTAAACCATCTTAAAACTGCATTAACAGAAGATATAGATGGTATTGAAGTTTTAGATGTAGATTTAGAAAATAAGTGTGCATCTGTAGATATGAAAGATGATGTATCTATTGAAAAATTAAAAGAAGTGATAGCAGAATTAGGATTTGAACTAAAGGGAATTGAATAG
- a CDS encoding VOC family protein yields the protein MKFNFCHNNFNVTNLEKSLDFYKKALGLKEVKRKEAEDGSFILVYLGDGITSHTLELTWLRDWDRPYNLGDNEFHLALEVEEFDEAKKLHKDLDCICFENESMGIYFIADPDNYWIEILPKNH from the coding sequence ATGAAGTTTAATTTTTGTCATAACAATTTCAATGTTACTAATTTAGAAAAAAGTTTAGATTTTTATAAAAAAGCTTTAGGGCTTAAAGAGGTAAAGCGCAAGGAAGCAGAAGATGGAAGTTTTATATTAGTTTATTTAGGAGATGGCATTACTAGTCATACATTAGAATTAACTTGGCTTAGAGATTGGGATAGACCATATAATTTAGGAGACAATGAATTTCATCTGGCTTTAGAAGTTGAGGAGTTTGATGAGGCAAAAAAACTTCATAAAGATTTAGATTGCATATGTTTTGAAAATGAAAGTATGGGAATTTATTTTATAGCGGACCCAGATAATTATTGGATTGAAATACTTCCTAAAAATCACTAA
- the rsxC gene encoding electron transport complex subunit RsxC, with protein sequence MKLLTFKGGIHPPYRKEYSNTKALEKAQAPKIVYIPLQQHIGAPAKPIVEVGDEVKFGQKIGEQQGFVSCNVHSSVSGKVIAIEQHEVPGGSAQCVVIENDFKEELHESVQPKGQLEDLSKEDIVGIIKEAGIVGMGGATFPNHVKVSPPPDSKAEVVILNGAECEPYLTADHRLMVENPEDVVFGLRALMKVLDVKKGFIGIETNKPDAIEAIQNVAKDYSEIEVVGLQVKYPQGAEKQLIYACTGKEVPSGGLPIAAGAVVDNVATAAQIAKSIKTGMPLVERITTITGSCIKEPKNLITKVGTLVSEIIEQCGGFKEDKKIGKVIMGGPMMGIAQYTTEIATNKGSSGILCLDEEESRTPDIQNCLRCGRCTDVCPSFLQPLFISAYSLKDDYDTAEYHRAMDCIECGSCSFICPARRPLLQSIRSAKREIGAKRRKQAAQK encoded by the coding sequence ATGAAACTCTTAACTTTTAAGGGAGGGATACATCCTCCATATAGAAAAGAGTACTCTAACACAAAGGCACTTGAAAAAGCTCAAGCTCCAAAGATAGTTTACATTCCTCTTCAGCAACATATAGGGGCACCAGCTAAACCTATTGTTGAAGTTGGTGATGAAGTAAAGTTTGGGCAAAAAATAGGTGAACAACAAGGTTTTGTTTCATGTAACGTTCATTCTTCAGTATCAGGTAAAGTTATTGCTATTGAACAACATGAAGTACCAGGAGGTTCAGCTCAATGTGTAGTTATCGAAAATGACTTTAAGGAAGAATTACATGAGAGTGTTCAACCAAAAGGTCAGTTAGAGGATTTGAGCAAAGAAGATATAGTAGGTATCATAAAAGAGGCAGGAATAGTAGGTATGGGTGGAGCTACATTCCCTAACCATGTAAAAGTATCTCCTCCACCAGATAGCAAGGCAGAAGTAGTTATATTAAATGGTGCAGAATGTGAACCATACTTAACTGCAGACCACAGATTAATGGTTGAAAATCCAGAAGATGTTGTGTTTGGTTTAAGAGCATTAATGAAGGTATTAGATGTCAAAAAAGGATTTATAGGAATTGAAACGAATAAACCAGATGCTATAGAAGCAATTCAAAATGTAGCTAAAGACTATAGCGAAATCGAAGTTGTTGGCCTTCAAGTGAAATATCCACAAGGAGCAGAGAAACAACTTATTTATGCGTGTACAGGCAAAGAAGTTCCATCTGGTGGATTACCAATAGCAGCAGGTGCAGTTGTTGACAACGTTGCCACAGCAGCACAGATAGCTAAGTCTATTAAAACAGGTATGCCTTTGGTTGAAAGAATCACTACAATAACAGGTAGTTGCATCAAAGAGCCAAAGAACCTAATAACAAAAGTTGGAACATTAGTTTCAGAAATAATAGAACAATGTGGTGGATTTAAAGAAGATAAGAAGATTGGTAAGGTTATAATGGGTGGACCTATGATGGGAATAGCTCAATATACTACTGAAATAGCGACTAACAAAGGTTCTTCAGGAATTTTATGTTTGGATGAGGAAGAATCACGTACTCCAGATATTCAAAACTGTTTAAGATGTGGAAGATGTACAGATGTATGTCCATCATTCTTACAACCACTTTTCATAAGTGCATATTCTTTAAAAGATGACTATGACACAGCTGAATATCATAGAGCAATGGATTGTATAGAATGTGGGTCTTGCTCATTTATTTGTCCAGCAAGAAGACCATTACTTCAATCTATAAGATCAGCAAAGAGAGAAATAGGAGCAAAGAGAAGAAAGCAAGCTGCTCAGAAATAA